From the genome of Clavibacter nebraskensis NCPPB 2581:
GCCCAGCCGAGGTGGACCACCGCGTCGGCGCCGCGCATGGTCGCCGCGAGCCCGGAGACCGCGCCCGCGGCGCCGATGTCGGCGAGGCGCCAGGTGACCCCGGAGTACGGCTCGAGGGAGGCGTCGGGCATGCGCCGCGCGACGCCCACGATCTCGGCCCCCGCGGTGTGGAGGCGACGAAGCACCCCGGTCCCGAGGTTCCCGGTCGCTCCGATGACGACGACGCGCATGATGCTCCTCTCCTGCGGACGGGACCCGTCGGGCCGGTTGATCCGCGGGTCCCCTCCATCATGCTCGCCGACGCCCGCCGCCGAGCCCGCGCACGACGTGTGCCCGGCCGACGCTCAGCGGTCGACGGCCTCGATGAGCGAACCCTGCGCGAACGTCAGCCAGTCGTAGAGGCTCGCGCTCTCCTCCGGCGCGCGGTCGCGCCAGCCCTCGGCCTCGTCGATGCGCAGCGGCACCGAGATCGCGAGCCGGAGGTCGTTGAGCGTCCGGAGCCACGCCTGGACGCCCGTCGGATCCAGCACCACGAGGAGCCCGCGGCGGCCGGCCCCGCGCGCGTCGGCCTCCGCCAGCGTCGCCTCCACCGTGGCGGCGTTCGCGGCCTTCGCCTCGCTGAGGTCGGACGCCGTGAACCGCCGGAACTCGGCGGAGGACTCGGGGTCGTCCGGGTAGGCGTCGGGCAGCAGGCGCGCGACGACGGGGGAGGGGGCGGCGCCGTCCGTGGCGCCGCCGGGCGCGGACCCCTCGTCCAGGATCCCGCGCAGCTCGCCGAGGAGTCCGCGCAGCATGGCGACCTCGTGCGGCTCGAGGTGAGCGGCGACCGTCCCGTCGGGGCGCGCGCGGAAGGCCCTCACGCGTCCACCCGCTCGAGCGTCGCCCAGAGGCCGAAGCCGTGCATCGCGAGCACGTGGCGCTCGATCTCCTCGCGGATCCCCGTCGCGACGACCGCACGGCCGTCCTCGTGCACGCGGAGCATCAGCTCGTCGGCGCGCTCGCGGGTGAAGCCGAAGTAGCTGCGGAACACGTAGGAGACGTACGTCATGAGGTTCACGGGGTCGTTCCACACGACGCAGCTCCACACCGGCGGCGTCGCCGCGCGCTCGAGCAGGCTCGTGTCGGATCCCGTGCTCGTGCCGGAGCCGGGGTCGCCCGCGGGCGGGTCGGCGGCGCGGCGAGCGACGGTCAGGAGGCGCGGGGCGCGGGCGTCCGCGGTGCTGGTGGTCATCGCGCTCCTGTGGGATCGTGCCGGCGAGCGGCCGGAGGCTCCATCCTCTCCCGTCGGGCGGGTCGCCGGCGACCTCGTTCGCGCCGCGTCATGCACCGGGGCGCACGAGCCCGCAGTCGTACGCGAGGATCACGGCCTGCACGCGGTCCCGCACCTCGAGCTTCGCGAGCACCCGCCCCACGTGCGTCTTCACCGTCGACTCCGACAGGTACAGGCGGCCCGCGATCTCCTGGTTGGTGAGCCCCTCGGCCAGCGCCGTGAGCACCTCCAGCTCCCGCGCGGTCAGGGGCCGCAGCCGCGGGTCGGCGGCGCCCTCCCCGGTGCCGGCCGCGCCGCCGGTCGGGGGCATCGTCGGCCCGAGCAGCTCGATCATGCGGCGCGTCACCCGGGGCGAGATGGCGGCGTCGCCGTCCGCGACCGCGCGGATCGCCTCCATCAGGTGCTCGGGCCGCGTGTCCTTGACGAGGAAGCCGCTCGCCCCGGCGCGCAGCCCCGCGAACGCGTACTCGTCGAGGTCGAACGTGGTCAGCACGATGACGCGCGTCGCCGGATGTCGGGCGACGATCTCGGCGGTGGCCGCGATCCCGTCCATGCCGGGCATGCGCACGTCCATGAGCACGATGTCGGGGGCGAGCTCGCCGGTGCGCTGCACGGCCGCGCGGCCGTCGGCGGCCTCGCCCACCACGTCGATCCCGGGCTCCGCATCGAGCACCATGCGGAAGCCCATGCGCACGAGCGCCTGGTCGTCCACGATGAGCATGCGGACGGGTGTGCTGCTGTCGGTCATCGGTCCTCCTGGACGCGGGGGCTGGTGGTCGGATCCGCGGCCCGGGACGCGTCGCCGGGCCGGACGTCGTGGAGCCCGCTGGGCATGGTGGCCAGCACGCGCCAGCCGCCGGTCTCGCGCCGTCCGGCGGTCGCCGTGCCGTCGTACACCGCCATGCGCTCCGCGACTCCCACGAGGCCGCGACCGCTGCCGGGGACGGGCGGCACGACGGGTCCCGTGAGGTCGTCGTCGGTGACCTCGACGGTGATCTCCTCGGGCCGGTGGTCGACCCGCACCTCGACCCGGTCGGCGTTCGGCGCGTACCGGAGCACGTTCGTCAGCGACTCCTGCACGACGCGGAAGACGGCGAGCTGGCGCCCCGGGTCATCCGGCGGCGCGCCCGTGCTGGTGAAGCGCACCGGGAGGCCGGTGGACCGGAACGAGTCGACCAGCGCGGCGAGGTCGGCGTGCCCGGGCTGCGGCGCGCGGAGGGACGGCGGGGCGGCATCGCCCGCGTCGGGATCCTCGGCGAGCACGCCCAGCATGCGGCGCATCTCGGAGAGGGAGGTGCGGCCGGTCTCGGCGACCTCGCGCATGGCGTCGCGCGCGAGCTCCGGCCGGGCGACCGCGCTCGCGGCCGCCCCGTCGGCGAGGGTCACCATGACGGTGATCCCGTGGGCGACGATGTCGTGGATCTCCCGTGCGATCCGCGTCCGCTCCGCCGCAGTGGCGAGCCGCGCCTGCTGGTCGCGCTCGCGGGCGAGCTGCACCGCGAGGTCGCGCAGCGCCTCGACGTAGCGCTTGCGTCCGCCCACGTTCGTGCCGATGAGCGTCGCGATGAGCGGGAGGATGAGATTGACCAGCAGCATGGTCGCGATCGACAGCGCCATGGGCCCCTGGCCGGCCGTCGACGGCGCGACGACCGCGATGAGGACGGCCACGCCGCCGAACCCGATCCACGCGCGCCGGGACGACCCATACACGGCGAGCGCGTAGAGAGCGAGGGGGACGGCCCCGCCGTCGAAGCTGCCGGACACGAGGGCCGCCGCGGCGGCGGCGGCACCCGTGACGGCGAGGACGGCCACGGGCCGGCTGCGCCGGAACATGAGCGCGACGCCGGTCAGGACGCTGAGCGCGGCCAGCGCCACGACTCCGGGGACGGCGGGGGATCTGCTGTCGACCACGGGGGCCGCGCTCACCGAGAGGAGCGTGAAGGCGATCGCGATGACGGCGTCGACCGTCCTCGGATGCCGTGCCATCCACCCGCGGAACGCGCCGGGAGGGGTCGGCAGGTGGACGCCGTCGGCCGCGGCGGTGTCCGCCGCGCCCGACGGCGCCCTCCGTTCCGCGTCGATCAGGCGTCCCGCTTCTTGGCGAGGATCAGAGCGGGCACGAGGATGACGGCGACCCAGGCCAGCATGACGAGCAGCGCCTGCCAGAACTCGAGCTCCCCGGGCGCTCCGGTGGCGGTGCTGTACAGCCGGTTGCCCGCGCTCAGCGGGAAGTACGGCGCGAGATCCGCGACCCAGTCGAGCACGCCGCCGAGCAGCTGGCCCACGATGGGGACGACGAGGACGAGGCCGACGAGGGCGCCGATCCCCGCCGCGCCGTTGCGCAGCAGCAGGCCGAAGCCGAAGCCCATCAGGCCGATGAGCACGACGAAGAGCACGCCGCCCAGGGCCGCGAGCAGGAAGTCGCCGTCCAGCACGTCGACCTCCGCGCCGGCGGACGCGAAGTA
Proteins encoded in this window:
- a CDS encoding DUF2017 family protein, whose product is MRAFRARPDGTVAAHLEPHEVAMLRGLLGELRGILDEGSAPGGATDGAAPSPVVARLLPDAYPDDPESSAEFRRFTASDLSEAKAANAATVEATLAEADARGAGRRGLLVVLDPTGVQAWLRTLNDLRLAISVPLRIDEAEGWRDRAPEESASLYDWLTFAQGSLIEAVDR
- the clpS gene encoding ATP-dependent Clp protease adapter ClpS gives rise to the protein MTTSTADARAPRLLTVARRAADPPAGDPGSGTSTGSDTSLLERAATPPVWSCVVWNDPVNLMTYVSYVFRSYFGFTRERADELMLRVHEDGRAVVATGIREEIERHVLAMHGFGLWATLERVDA
- a CDS encoding response regulator transcription factor — translated: MTDSSTPVRMLIVDDQALVRMGFRMVLDAEPGIDVVGEAADGRAAVQRTGELAPDIVLMDVRMPGMDGIAATAEIVARHPATRVIVLTTFDLDEYAFAGLRAGASGFLVKDTRPEHLMEAIRAVADGDAAISPRVTRRMIELLGPTMPPTGGAAGTGEGAADPRLRPLTARELEVLTALAEGLTNQEIAGRLYLSESTVKTHVGRVLAKLEVRDRVQAVILAYDCGLVRPGA
- a CDS encoding sensor histidine kinase, whose translation is MARHPRTVDAVIAIAFTLLSVSAAPVVDSRSPAVPGVVALAALSVLTGVALMFRRSRPVAVLAVTGAAAAAAALVSGSFDGGAVPLALYALAVYGSSRRAWIGFGGVAVLIAVVAPSTAGQGPMALSIATMLLVNLILPLIATLIGTNVGGRKRYVEALRDLAVQLARERDQQARLATAAERTRIAREIHDIVAHGITVMVTLADGAAASAVARPELARDAMREVAETGRTSLSEMRRMLGVLAEDPDAGDAAPPSLRAPQPGHADLAALVDSFRSTGLPVRFTSTGAPPDDPGRQLAVFRVVQESLTNVLRYAPNADRVEVRVDHRPEEITVEVTDDDLTGPVVPPVPGSGRGLVGVAERMAVYDGTATAGRRETGGWRVLATMPSGLHDVRPGDASRAADPTTSPRVQEDR